The following are from one region of the Candidatus Cloacimonadota bacterium genome:
- a CDS encoding cob(I)yrinic acid a,c-diamide adenosyltransferase, producing the protein MQGYVQIYTGDGKGKTTAALGLALRAAGAGLRVYIGQFIKNAAYSELNILTCLADLITVEQFGRGCMLVTTPEKADVEAARAGLATLKAVLHSKKYDLVVADEINVACALGLLGEQDLLDLIAERPESVELVLTGRGAPEAVMAQADLVTDMRAVKHYYDQGVQVRKGIEV; encoded by the coding sequence ATGCAGGGCTATGTGCAGATTTATACAGGTGACGGCAAAGGTAAAACCACCGCTGCCCTCGGTCTGGCGTTACGGGCCGCGGGGGCCGGACTGCGTGTGTATATCGGACAGTTTATCAAGAACGCTGCGTACAGCGAACTGAACATCCTGACCTGTCTTGCTGATCTCATCACTGTTGAACAGTTTGGCAGGGGATGCATGCTGGTCACGACGCCGGAGAAAGCCGATGTCGAGGCTGCCCGTGCCGGTCTTGCAACGCTGAAGGCAGTGCTGCACTCAAAAAAGTACGACCTGGTTGTTGCCGATGAGATCAATGTGGCCTGTGCCCTGGGGCTTCTTGGTGAGCAGGATCTGCTTGATCTCATTGCCGAGCGACCGGAGTCGGTGGAGCTGGTTCTCACCGGCCGCGGTGCACCGGAGGCGGTGATGGCGCAGGCTGATCTTGTGACAGACATGCGTGCGGTCAAACACTACTATGACCAGGGTGTGCAGGTTCGCAAAGGTATTGAAGTGTAA
- a CDS encoding GspE/PulE family protein produces MSFLNSEALLDLLVKQQLLSHEQRRFVLLQQGKQRQKLLKQFGGRRQEDRNRQLKGFPDLVDIIIDLGLENPDVQQGPLTEETIMRAVSRGLKIPFKKLDPLELDMDTVTKTIPRSFAVSHLILPLTLQNGVLEVVSYHPDIQSVFEDIERANQVKIRPYLSTRSDIKKILAEFFGFQRSITAAESQFGTTSVSAAVDIGNLEQYVRLASTKELSSTDQHIKAAVNHLFSYALEQRASDIHIEPKRDTCLVRFRIDGILHTIYKLPKAVHSAITSRIKGLARLDIAEKRRPQDGRIKIGRQEESQEAEIRVSTVPVAFGEKTVMRILNPEVIFQQLDNLGFSRRDRLVYNSFMNAAHGIVLVTGPTGSGKSTTLYSTLKQIATPEINIVTIEDPVEMVYEEFNQIAVQQQIDVTFSSILRNILRQDPDIIMIGEIRDLETATYAVQAALTGHLVFSTLHTNDAVSTIIRLEDLGLEPFLIASTMLGALAQRLVRRNCPYCLEPYTMDSADLRKLGFPLAASHDSIVLKRGKGCLQCRNTGYLGRMGIFEVFPMSEQLKKLIAAKANGSELRQIAVREGMTTLREDAWRKVQAGLTTVEEALRVTGETETI; encoded by the coding sequence ATGTCATTTCTCAACAGCGAAGCCCTGCTCGACCTGCTTGTCAAACAGCAGCTGCTCTCCCACGAACAGCGCCGGTTCGTTCTCCTGCAACAGGGGAAACAGCGCCAGAAACTATTAAAACAGTTCGGCGGCCGTCGCCAGGAGGATCGCAACAGGCAACTGAAAGGTTTTCCAGACCTTGTTGATATTATTATCGACCTCGGGTTGGAGAACCCTGATGTGCAACAGGGACCGCTCACTGAAGAGACCATTATGCGGGCCGTTTCCAGGGGCCTGAAGATCCCGTTTAAAAAGCTCGATCCGCTTGAACTGGACATGGACACGGTGACGAAAACCATTCCCAGATCGTTTGCGGTCAGTCACCTGATCCTGCCGCTGACACTACAAAACGGCGTCCTTGAAGTGGTCAGCTATCACCCGGATATCCAGTCAGTGTTCGAGGATATTGAACGGGCCAACCAGGTGAAAATCCGACCGTATCTGTCGACACGCAGTGACATCAAAAAAATTCTGGCCGAATTTTTCGGCTTTCAGCGTTCCATCACTGCTGCAGAATCCCAATTCGGGACGACCAGCGTTTCCGCAGCCGTGGATATCGGCAACCTTGAACAGTATGTGCGCCTGGCCTCCACCAAGGAGCTGAGTTCCACTGACCAGCACATCAAAGCCGCGGTCAACCATCTGTTCAGCTACGCCCTGGAGCAGCGCGCCAGTGACATCCATATTGAGCCCAAACGGGACACCTGCCTGGTCCGTTTTCGCATTGACGGTATCCTCCACACCATTTACAAGCTGCCCAAGGCTGTCCACTCGGCCATCACCTCCCGAATCAAGGGACTGGCCCGACTGGATATCGCGGAAAAACGCCGTCCCCAGGACGGCCGTATCAAGATCGGTCGTCAGGAAGAAAGCCAGGAGGCTGAGATCCGGGTCTCCACAGTACCGGTGGCCTTTGGCGAGAAGACGGTCATGCGCATTCTCAACCCTGAGGTTATTTTTCAGCAGCTGGACAACCTTGGCTTTTCCCGGCGCGACCGACTGGTCTACAACAGCTTCATGAACGCCGCCCACGGAATTGTCCTGGTGACCGGCCCCACCGGCAGCGGTAAATCGACAACCCTGTACTCGACACTCAAACAGATCGCCACCCCGGAGATCAATATCGTCACCATCGAAGATCCTGTGGAAATGGTGTACGAGGAGTTCAACCAGATCGCGGTACAGCAGCAGATCGACGTCACCTTTTCCTCAATTCTGCGCAACATCCTCCGGCAGGATCCGGACATCATCATGATCGGCGAGATCCGGGACCTGGAAACCGCCACATACGCTGTCCAGGCCGCTCTGACCGGTCATCTGGTCTTCTCCACCCTGCACACCAACGATGCGGTTTCCACCATCATCCGTCTAGAAGATCTGGGGCTCGAACCCTTCCTCATTGCCTCCACCATGCTGGGGGCCCTGGCACAACGGCTGGTACGGCGCAACTGCCCATACTGTCTGGAACCGTACACAATGGACAGCGCCGACCTGCGCAAACTGGGCTTTCCGCTCGCTGCCAGCCACGATTCCATTGTGCTGAAACGGGGTAAAGGCTGTCTCCAGTGCCGGAACACCGGCTACCTGGGCCGCATGGGTATCTTTGAGGTCTTTCCCATGTCTGAACAGCTCAAAAAGCTGATCGCGGCCAAGGCCAACGGTTCCGAACTGCGGCAGATAGCTGTTCGTGAAGGGATGACCACTTTACGCGAGGATGCCTGGCGCAAGGTGCAGGCCGGGCTGACCACCGTGGAAGAGGCGCTGCGCGTGACCGGAGAAACCGAGACCATTTGA
- the dnaA gene encoding chromosomal replication initiator protein DnaA, protein MMWNTIKKSLHGLLSESELNLWISPIQCQPQEGDILTLTGPDRFFCAWVEDRYLEQIRRVAREVGQFSDVRLLVADPQTQHFENNKRGQLLLPGTAATPKLRSLHPAFTFAQFMMGESNMLAGSACKALAGGEKTFGNCLFMNSSTGLGKSHLTQAVVHQVLQTAPSTRLHYLTAQQFTADMVKNIRAKSMELFSKKYVNNCDMLLVEDIHTLTGKAKTQEELNTILDYLIKSGRRVILTSAVPPNKLTDFDEDFRSRIASGLVTGIMSPDFETRARIIRHKMGQHGLPITDDQVGFMAEYLRGDVRRIENAIIGIKAQCCLHETTPDLAMIRDVVFGLTDGAAEVTAESIRDLIGRQFRVSIDELCSRSRKRTVTFPRQMAMYLTRKFTNQSLADIGSLYNRDHSTVLHAVKIITREMSQQSAVRQQIEILTAQLKR, encoded by the coding sequence ATGATGTGGAATACGATCAAAAAATCCCTGCACGGTCTTTTATCGGAGAGTGAGTTGAACTTATGGATCAGCCCGATTCAATGTCAACCTCAGGAAGGAGATATCCTTACCCTCACCGGACCGGATCGTTTTTTCTGCGCCTGGGTCGAAGATCGGTATCTGGAGCAAATCCGCCGTGTCGCCCGGGAGGTCGGTCAGTTCAGTGATGTCCGTCTCCTTGTTGCCGACCCGCAAACCCAGCATTTTGAGAACAATAAAAGAGGCCAGCTGCTGTTGCCGGGGACTGCCGCCACCCCAAAGCTGCGCTCTCTCCATCCAGCCTTCACCTTTGCCCAGTTCATGATGGGCGAATCAAATATGCTGGCCGGATCTGCCTGTAAAGCGCTGGCTGGTGGTGAGAAAACCTTTGGCAACTGTCTTTTCATGAACAGCAGCACCGGTTTGGGCAAAAGCCACCTCACCCAGGCTGTGGTCCACCAGGTGCTGCAGACCGCCCCCTCCACCCGCCTGCACTATCTGACGGCTCAGCAATTTACTGCAGACATGGTCAAAAACATCCGGGCCAAGTCCATGGAGCTGTTTTCCAAAAAATATGTCAACAACTGCGACATGCTGCTGGTGGAAGACATCCACACGTTGACCGGCAAGGCAAAGACGCAGGAAGAACTCAACACCATTCTCGATTATCTCATCAAATCAGGCCGTCGGGTGATCCTGACCTCTGCTGTCCCGCCTAATAAACTGACAGACTTTGACGAGGATTTCCGCAGTCGTATAGCCTCAGGTCTGGTGACCGGCATCATGTCACCGGATTTTGAAACACGGGCACGGATTATTCGTCATAAGATGGGCCAACACGGCCTGCCCATCACGGACGATCAGGTTGGATTTATGGCAGAATACCTCAGAGGAGACGTGCGTCGCATTGAAAACGCCATCATCGGTATCAAGGCCCAGTGCTGCCTGCATGAGACAACACCTGACCTGGCAATGATCCGCGACGTGGTCTTTGGATTAACCGACGGTGCGGCGGAGGTAACAGCTGAAAGTATCCGTGATCTCATCGGCCGCCAGTTCCGGGTCAGTATCGATGAGCTGTGTTCGCGTTCCCGAAAACGAACCGTCACCTTCCCCCGGCAGATGGCCATGTATCTGACACGCAAATTCACCAACCAGTCTCTTGCTGATATCGGCAGTCTGTACAATCGTGACCATTCAACGGTTCTGCATGCCGTTAAAATCATCACCAGAGAGATGAGTCAGCAGTCAGCGGTTCGGCAACAGATCGAGATACTGACCGCCCAACTGAAACGATAA
- a CDS encoding aminotransferase class I/II-fold pyridoxal phosphate-dependent enzyme, which yields MIQGHGGNVVELAEELGCRPEDITDMSSNINPLGALPGLIEYLQERMDRITSLPEVDAQGAVRAVAALLGVSEQRVLAGNGTTQFIYTACAVLKSRRVLIVGPTYADYADGARLHGIMPEFFLTSPNLDFAVDVVRLSARLTGIDTVFLCNPNNPTGRLIPHAQLMELCTQHREVRFIIDESYLSFAREDQGMCQCALDNVIVLWSASKIFGIPGLRVGFLVADPSVIEPFHRYMQPWCVNSLAQEAVRYIGAHPDTVNAFIDQTRAHLDAESALFRQRLAAAPLIVYPSTTSYLLIGLPEGQTAGTVCRALAEQRFLIRNCANFYGLDEGYIRIALKDAAANTAVARHLVALVHSQR from the coding sequence ATGATACAAGGACATGGCGGCAATGTTGTCGAGCTGGCCGAAGAGCTGGGCTGCCGGCCGGAAGATATCACCGATATGAGCAGCAACATCAATCCTCTTGGTGCGTTACCCGGGCTGATCGAGTACCTCCAGGAGCGAATGGACCGGATCACGTCACTGCCCGAGGTCGATGCGCAGGGCGCTGTTCGTGCTGTTGCGGCCCTGCTTGGTGTGAGCGAGCAGCGGGTTCTGGCCGGTAACGGCACCACCCAGTTCATCTACACGGCCTGTGCTGTTCTGAAAAGCAGGCGGGTGCTGATCGTTGGCCCGACCTATGCCGATTACGCCGACGGTGCCCGCCTCCACGGGATCATGCCTGAATTTTTTCTCACCTCGCCAAACCTTGATTTTGCCGTGGATGTGGTGCGGCTCAGTGCGCGACTGACCGGGATTGACACTGTTTTCCTCTGCAATCCCAACAATCCAACGGGGCGGCTGATTCCCCATGCACAGTTAATGGAGTTGTGTACACAGCACCGCGAGGTCCGTTTTATCATTGATGAATCGTATCTGTCCTTTGCCCGGGAAGATCAGGGTATGTGCCAATGTGCACTGGACAACGTCATTGTTCTCTGGTCAGCCTCCAAAATCTTCGGCATACCGGGGTTGCGCGTTGGATTTTTAGTGGCTGATCCGTCTGTTATCGAACCCTTTCATCGCTACATGCAGCCCTGGTGCGTCAACAGTCTGGCCCAGGAGGCAGTACGGTATATCGGCGCCCATCCGGATACGGTTAACGCCTTCATCGATCAGACCCGCGCTCACCTGGACGCTGAAAGTGCACTGTTTCGGCAGCGGCTCGCCGCTGCACCCCTTATTGTCTATCCGAGCACCACCTCGTACCTGCTCATCGGTCTGCCGGAGGGACAAACCGCAGGCACTGTTTGCCGGGCCCTGGCTGAACAGCGTTTTCTCATCCGTAACTGCGCCAACTTTTACGGGCTTGATGAGGGATACATCCGCATCGCTTTGAAAGATGCGGCAGCAAACACTGCGGTGGCCCGGCATCTGGTCGCTCTTGTTCATTCACAACGATAA
- the smpB gene encoding SsrA-binding protein SmpB, with product MGQKIVSKNKKAFHDYAIEQTFEAGIVLSGPEVKSLRAGRVNLRDGYAQLKGGEVFLYNVHISPYSYATHVEQDPLRTRKLLLHRHEIRKLIGKLHEKGIALIPLKIYFIGNGKAKVEMALAKGKKLYDKRAALKERESNLEMKRSMRHSD from the coding sequence ATGGGACAGAAGATTGTCAGTAAAAATAAAAAAGCCTTTCACGACTACGCCATTGAGCAGACCTTTGAAGCCGGCATTGTACTCAGCGGTCCGGAGGTGAAGTCGCTCCGGGCCGGCAGGGTTAACCTTCGTGACGGGTATGCCCAGCTCAAGGGAGGTGAGGTCTTTTTGTACAACGTGCATATCTCGCCTTACTCCTATGCCACCCATGTTGAGCAGGACCCGCTGCGGACCCGGAAGCTGCTGCTGCATCGTCACGAGATCCGTAAATTGATCGGTAAACTGCACGAAAAAGGCATTGCGCTGATTCCATTGAAGATTTACTTTATCGGCAACGGTAAGGCCAAGGTAGAAATGGCACTGGCCAAAGGAAAAAAACTCTACGATAAACGGGCTGCCCTGAAAGAGAGGGAATCAAACCTTGAGATGAAACGGTCC
- a CDS encoding cobyric acid synthase encodes MKKQAACLAVLGTGSDVGKSIVTTALCRILVNRGLRVAPFKAQNMSNNSGVTAEGAEMGRAQIVQAEAARVAPHCDMNPVLLKPVSDVGAQVVLNGAAWIDASARSYTGKKEFLFAESRAALDRLRQRYDLILLEGAGSCAEVNLMAHDIVNLRMAAYARAPVVLVADIDRGGVFAQIVGTLACLSPEEQDRISGFVINRFRGDLTLFQPGIDWIEQRTGKPVFGVLPWFKHFHIEAEDAVVIEGPKLARHNSLDADRPTIGVIRLPHISNFTDFDPLAQLPDCRLVYLEQPQSLAQLQAVILPGSKATSTDLQWLDQTGWQERLRRYVDDGGHLLGICGGYQMLGTWVHDPDGIEGPPGSTRGLGLLPVETVLKAPKTTTRTAFTWGGIAGYGYEIHMGQSRCPDGQSLLCVQDRNGTSCNDADGCISADQRVMGTYMHGFFDTPAITRRWLSGIGLSHVAVDQLHGPAARDRAYDQLAEHAAAYLDIEAIIALLPRDLQERLSHRS; translated from the coding sequence ATGAAAAAGCAAGCAGCCTGCCTGGCAGTGCTGGGAACCGGATCAGATGTGGGGAAATCGATTGTCACCACCGCCCTGTGCCGGATTCTGGTCAATCGGGGTCTTCGCGTGGCGCCGTTCAAGGCGCAGAATATGTCAAACAACTCCGGAGTCACCGCCGAAGGTGCAGAGATGGGGCGGGCCCAGATTGTGCAGGCTGAGGCCGCACGGGTTGCCCCACACTGTGATATGAACCCGGTTCTGCTCAAGCCGGTGAGCGATGTCGGTGCCCAGGTGGTGCTCAACGGTGCAGCCTGGATCGATGCCTCTGCCAGATCCTACACCGGTAAAAAAGAGTTTCTCTTTGCCGAGAGCCGGGCCGCCCTTGACCGGTTGCGGCAGCGGTATGATCTCATTCTGCTCGAAGGAGCCGGTTCCTGCGCCGAGGTCAATCTGATGGCGCATGATATTGTCAACCTGCGGATGGCTGCCTATGCCCGGGCGCCGGTCGTTCTGGTGGCTGATATCGACCGGGGCGGCGTGTTTGCCCAGATCGTTGGTACGCTTGCCTGTCTGTCGCCGGAGGAACAGGACCGGATCAGCGGCTTTGTCATCAACCGTTTCCGCGGCGACCTCACGTTGTTTCAACCGGGTATCGACTGGATTGAACAGCGGACCGGCAAACCGGTTTTTGGTGTCCTGCCCTGGTTTAAGCATTTTCATATCGAGGCAGAGGATGCAGTGGTCATCGAAGGCCCCAAGCTTGCCCGGCACAACTCTTTGGACGCTGATCGACCGACCATTGGTGTCATTCGACTTCCCCATATCTCCAACTTCACGGACTTTGATCCCCTGGCGCAACTGCCCGACTGCCGGCTGGTCTATCTTGAACAGCCGCAGTCGCTTGCTCAGTTGCAGGCGGTTATTCTGCCGGGTTCAAAGGCCACCAGTACAGATTTGCAATGGCTTGACCAGACGGGCTGGCAGGAGCGTCTTCGGCGGTATGTCGATGACGGTGGGCATCTGCTGGGTATTTGCGGCGGTTATCAGATGCTCGGCACCTGGGTACACGACCCGGACGGCATCGAAGGCCCGCCCGGCAGCACCAGGGGATTGGGGCTGCTGCCGGTGGAGACTGTGCTGAAGGCCCCGAAAACCACCACACGCACTGCTTTTACCTGGGGGGGTATTGCCGGGTACGGTTATGAGATTCACATGGGGCAGAGCAGGTGTCCCGACGGGCAGAGCCTGCTGTGTGTACAGGACCGCAACGGCACGTCCTGCAACGATGCTGATGGGTGCATCAGTGCTGATCAGCGGGTGATGGGCACCTATATGCACGGCTTTTTCGATACGCCGGCAATCACCCGCCGCTGGCTGAGTGGTATCGGCCTCAGTCATGTGGCTGTTGATCAGCTGCACGGCCCGGCTGCCCGTGATCGGGCCTATGACCAGTTGGCCGAGCATGCTGCAGCCTATCTTGACATCGAGGCGATCATCGCTTTGCTGCCGCGGGATCTGCAGGAACGGCTAAGTCACCGATCGTGA
- a CDS encoding protein-L-isoaspartate(D-aspartate) O-methyltransferase, whose amino-acid sequence MIEEQLVRRGITDQRVLDAMRTVPRHLFVEDAIQSQAYSDFPLPIGSGQTISQPYIVALMTMALQLTGSEKILEIGTGSGYHAAILSRLCQKVYTVERLDALVSRARKIFDRLRYHNIVSRIDDGTEGWPSEAPFDRIIVTAGGPRIPAPLIDQLADPGRLIMPVGGQEVQELQVADKRDGDIKITTIEHVRFVDLIGAHAWPN is encoded by the coding sequence ATGATCGAGGAGCAACTGGTTCGCCGGGGCATAACCGATCAGCGTGTCCTTGACGCCATGCGTACAGTCCCCCGGCATCTTTTTGTTGAAGATGCCATTCAGTCACAGGCGTACAGCGACTTTCCCCTACCCATCGGCAGCGGTCAGACCATCTCCCAGCCGTATATCGTTGCCCTGATGACCATGGCCCTGCAGCTTACCGGGTCTGAGAAGATTCTCGAAATCGGTACCGGCTCCGGTTACCATGCCGCCATCCTCTCCCGGCTCTGCCAGAAGGTCTATACCGTGGAGCGCCTGGACGCCCTGGTCAGTCGTGCCCGCAAGATCTTTGACCGGCTTCGCTATCACAACATCGTCTCGCGTATTGACGACGGCACCGAGGGCTGGCCTTCGGAAGCCCCCTTTGACCGGATCATCGTGACAGCCGGCGGGCCCCGCATACCCGCACCCCTCATCGATCAGCTGGCAGATCCCGGACGTCTGATCATGCCGGTCGGCGGCCAGGAGGTGCAGGAGTTACAGGTGGCGGATAAACGTGACGGTGATATCAAGATAACAACCATTGAGCATGTTCGCTTTGTGGATCTCATAGGGGCCCACGCCTGGCCCAACTGA
- the hemG gene encoding protoporphyrinogen oxidase yields the protein MKSIPYDLCIVGAGVSGLSAATFARALCPDLNVLVMEQADGPGGAIASYSDSGYLAEWGPHGFLDNCAESRELIRLAGLEKEVVTASLAKFVRYLCLNGRLQCIPQKPWTIVRQPLIPWSAKLRVLADVWKRPLKGEPSVADWVAHRFGAALVPFADAVFTGTYAGDIERLRIDAVMPGVREMEQRHGSVIRGMLAKMRAAGKEKRTKRGLPSMISFNNGMAALPRRLAANLADIIEYGTTVQGLTRQPDGWLVHSNRGEVRCRKLLLALPINTSLQILGAALPVMPPPVSAIPEARIFSVLLGFDSRAQIPHGFGYLAPEQEQRFTLGALFSSHMFPGRAPAGRQLVEALVGGRRHPERLRLSDADLVDAVYHDLRQLMELSPPVYSAVLRPSSGIPQLEHGYMGLLHWRQTVHTTHADMRCCGFGWRGVGINDMVREARQAVAALVEQSGEEQSVEVKKIYF from the coding sequence ATGAAATCAATTCCGTATGACCTCTGTATTGTCGGCGCCGGTGTCTCCGGTCTGAGTGCGGCGACCTTTGCCCGGGCGTTGTGCCCGGATCTGAATGTACTTGTTATGGAACAGGCAGATGGGCCGGGTGGTGCCATCGCCTCCTATAGTGACAGTGGGTATCTTGCCGAATGGGGGCCGCACGGTTTTCTTGATAACTGTGCGGAGAGCCGGGAACTGATCCGTTTGGCCGGACTGGAAAAAGAGGTTGTTACCGCGTCTCTGGCAAAGTTTGTCCGCTACCTGTGCCTGAACGGCCGGCTGCAGTGCATCCCGCAAAAACCATGGACGATCGTCCGCCAGCCGCTGATCCCCTGGAGCGCCAAGCTGCGGGTGCTGGCAGATGTGTGGAAGAGGCCGCTTAAGGGGGAACCTTCAGTGGCAGACTGGGTGGCTCACCGGTTCGGGGCAGCACTGGTACCTTTTGCTGATGCCGTTTTTACCGGGACCTATGCCGGTGATATTGAACGGTTGCGGATCGATGCGGTCATGCCCGGTGTCCGGGAGATGGAGCAGCGGCATGGCTCGGTTATCCGGGGCATGCTGGCAAAGATGCGGGCAGCGGGAAAGGAAAAGCGAACAAAAAGGGGCCTGCCGTCCATGATCAGCTTCAACAACGGTATGGCTGCCCTACCCCGACGTCTGGCTGCAAATCTGGCAGACATAATCGAGTACGGTACAACTGTCCAGGGGCTGACCAGGCAACCTGACGGCTGGTTGGTTCACAGCAACCGGGGCGAGGTGCGCTGTCGTAAACTCCTGCTTGCACTCCCGATCAATACATCCTTACAGATACTGGGCGCGGCGTTGCCTGTTATGCCGCCTCCTGTCTCCGCTATTCCGGAAGCAAGGATTTTCTCCGTACTGCTCGGCTTTGATTCCAGGGCGCAGATCCCTCATGGTTTTGGGTACCTGGCTCCGGAACAGGAGCAGCGTTTCACCCTGGGTGCCCTGTTTTCCTCACACATGTTTCCCGGTCGGGCCCCGGCCGGCCGGCAACTGGTGGAAGCGCTGGTGGGTGGTCGTCGCCACCCGGAACGGCTGCGTTTAAGTGATGCCGACCTTGTTGATGCGGTGTATCACGACCTCAGGCAACTCATGGAGTTGTCACCCCCGGTGTACAGCGCGGTGCTGCGGCCGTCGTCGGGTATCCCGCAATTGGAGCATGGCTACATGGGCCTTTTGCATTGGCGGCAGACCGTGCACACAACGCATGCGGATATGCGCTGCTGCGGGTTCGGGTGGCGGGGTGTCGGGATCAACGACATGGTCAGGGAGGCCCGCCAGGCCGTAGCGGCACTTGTGGAACAGAGCGGGGAAGAGCAGTCTGTTGAGGTGAAAAAGATCTACTTCTGA
- the htpG gene encoding molecular chaperone HtpG, giving the protein MTATQVETKQFQAETRKVLDIVINSLYTERDIFVRELVSNAADALEKFRHQSLIEKIEFDSHVPLEITINGDDKNHTLTISDTGIGMTREELETNLGTIAHSGSQHFFEQLAEAAKKDVNLIGQFGVGFYSVFMAARNVRVQTRSWDGSEGWEWSSDGGGSYTIGPCPGLHRGTRIIIELKDDAHTYASKFTIERIIQQYSTFVPFPVIVEGKKVNTVQAIWSRSKSEITEEEYNEFYKFIGNAVDEPLYRFHFSADAPLSINALLYVPKENFEVLGMGRMQPGVNLYCQKVLIDQHSENILPEWLRFLKGAVDSEDLPLNISRQSLQDNALVIKLRKVLTKRVIKFFAEEAERDADKYRDFWKIFGIFIKEGMTSDFEHRADLAKLLRFESSASEPGVMISLDEYVDRMKEGQDKIYFINGPSRAAVEYGPYVEMFKKRGIEIFYTLDPIDDFVLNHLGEYNGKKLVSADRADLTLPESTEPSADTATDEQQVEPLSDAVATSLCRWMKEVLGERIQEVKASDRLVDSPAMIVNVDGFMTSSMERILKASGQTEAFGIGSKKDMEVNTSSNLIKRLAALRESDADFARDLVEQLYDNAMIQAGLLVDPMVMVRRNYRILERAADASSPTN; this is encoded by the coding sequence ATGACAGCAACACAGGTTGAAACCAAGCAGTTTCAGGCAGAGACCAGAAAGGTTCTCGATATCGTCATCAACTCGCTGTATACCGAGCGTGACATCTTTGTCCGCGAGCTGGTCTCCAACGCCGCCGATGCCCTGGAAAAATTCCGTCATCAGAGCTTGATAGAAAAGATCGAATTCGACAGTCACGTCCCCCTTGAGATCACCATCAACGGTGACGATAAAAACCACACCCTCACCATCAGCGACACCGGTATCGGCATGACCCGGGAGGAGCTTGAAACCAACCTGGGGACCATTGCCCACTCCGGCTCCCAGCACTTCTTTGAACAGCTTGCTGAGGCTGCAAAAAAAGACGTCAACCTGATCGGTCAGTTCGGTGTCGGCTTTTATTCGGTGTTCATGGCTGCCAGGAACGTACGCGTTCAAACCCGCTCCTGGGACGGCTCCGAAGGATGGGAGTGGAGCTCCGACGGCGGCGGTTCCTACACCATCGGCCCCTGCCCCGGCCTGCATCGCGGCACCCGAATCATCATCGAACTGAAAGACGATGCCCACACCTATGCCTCCAAGTTCACGATTGAACGGATCATTCAGCAGTACTCCACCTTTGTCCCCTTTCCGGTCATCGTTGAAGGGAAAAAGGTCAACACTGTGCAGGCGATCTGGTCTCGATCCAAATCTGAAATCACTGAGGAGGAGTACAACGAATTTTATAAGTTCATCGGCAATGCGGTTGATGAACCGTTGTACCGTTTTCACTTCTCAGCCGATGCACCGCTTTCGATCAACGCCCTTCTCTATGTGCCCAAAGAGAACTTTGAGGTGCTGGGCATGGGCCGGATGCAGCCGGGTGTCAACCTCTACTGCCAGAAGGTGCTGATCGACCAGCACAGTGAAAATATCCTTCCGGAATGGCTCCGTTTTCTGAAAGGTGCGGTGGACTCTGAAGACCTGCCGCTGAACATCTCGCGGCAATCGCTGCAGGACAACGCTCTCGTCATCAAACTGCGCAAAGTCCTGACCAAACGGGTGATCAAGTTCTTTGCCGAAGAGGCTGAACGGGACGCCGACAAGTACCGTGACTTCTGGAAGATCTTCGGTATCTTCATTAAAGAGGGGATGACCAGCGATTTTGAACATCGCGCTGATCTGGCCAAACTGCTCCGTTTTGAATCTTCAGCCAGTGAACCCGGGGTCATGATCTCGCTTGATGAGTATGTTGACCGGATGAAGGAGGGCCAGGACAAGATCTACTTTATCAACGGTCCCAGCCGGGCTGCTGTTGAGTATGGGCCCTATGTTGAGATGTTTAAAAAACGCGGCATTGAGATCTTCTACACCCTGGACCCGATTGACGACTTTGTCCTCAATCATCTGGGCGAATACAACGGTAAAAAACTGGTTTCCGCAGATCGGGCCGACCTCACCCTGCCCGAGAGCACAGAACCTTCCGCCGACACGGCAACCGATGAGCAGCAGGTTGAGCCGCTGTCTGATGCAGTGGCAACCTCGCTCTGCCGCTGGATGAAAGAAGTGCTCGGCGAGCGCATTCAGGAGGTGAAGGCCTCGGATCGTCTGGTGGACAGCCCGGCCATGATCGTGAATGTCGATGGCTTTATGACCTCCTCCATGGAGCGAATTCTCAAAGCGTCCGGACAGACCGAGGCCTTTGGTATCGGATCGAAAAAAGATATGGAGGTCAACACCAGCAGCAATCTGATCAAACGACTGGCTGCACTGCGTGAAAGCGATGCTGACTTTGCCCGGGATCTGGTCGAACAGCTGTATGACAACGCTATGATCCAGGCTGGTCTGCTGGTTGACCCCATGGTGATGGTGCGCCGCAACTACCGTATCCTGGAACGTGCCGCCGACGCCTCTTCACCAACGAACTAA